From Bacteroidota bacterium, one genomic window encodes:
- a CDS encoding acyl carrier protein encodes MDKLMHDLKVQIIAQLNLQDLTPEDIGDDQPLFVEGLGLDSIDALELIVLLQQQYKIKLASAEEGPKVFRSVRTMAEYITANQPKV; translated from the coding sequence ATGGATAAACTCATGCACGATCTGAAAGTTCAGATCATCGCGCAACTCAATTTGCAGGACCTTACACCGGAAGATATCGGTGATGATCAACCTTTGTTCGTTGAAGGTCTCGGCCTTGATTCTATCGACGCTTTGGAATTGATTGTGCTGCTACAACAGCAATACAAAATTAAACTGGCCAGCGCGGAAGAAGGACCGAAGGTCTTCCGTTCCGTGCGTACTATGGCTGAATACATCACAGCAAATCAGCCGAAAGTATAA
- a CDS encoding beta-ketoacyl synthase chain length factor, with product MRKKVYIRSAGIISPQDSFGVKHDYANVCVYEGGRMQCLEPDYKNILDPKLIRRMSRIIRMGAAAAMECIAQSENTQPDAIITGTAYGCLEDTVNFLDKMVANKEELLTPTAFIQSTHNTVAAQIALMLKSHKYNNTFVHRAFSFEHALIDALLLMNEGEAANVLVGAVDEITDTSHTILSRFGLYRNNGKNTSLLETDTKGTMSGEGAAFFLLSAESDDQCIASLDDLSTLYDPSEKSDVLSWISQFLEKQKLSWSDLDFVLTGKNGDHKHDLAYSDLEQNIGKQCRFLNFKHLCGEYPTAASFGFWLAAKSLKDRSVPFCAASEQPVISKGRILLYNRDLSGHHSLILFSAC from the coding sequence ATGAGGAAGAAAGTTTACATCCGTTCAGCAGGAATTATTTCTCCCCAGGATAGCTTTGGTGTGAAGCATGATTATGCCAATGTATGTGTTTACGAAGGAGGGCGGATGCAATGCCTCGAGCCGGATTACAAAAACATCCTTGATCCGAAATTGATCAGGCGTATGAGCAGAATTATCCGCATGGGCGCTGCTGCTGCGATGGAATGTATTGCTCAAAGTGAAAATACTCAGCCGGATGCAATCATAACCGGTACAGCCTACGGTTGTCTCGAAGACACCGTGAATTTTCTGGATAAAATGGTGGCGAACAAGGAAGAGTTACTCACACCGACTGCATTCATTCAATCCACTCACAATACAGTTGCGGCTCAGATTGCATTAATGTTGAAGAGTCACAAATACAACAACACTTTTGTTCACCGTGCATTTTCATTTGAACATGCATTGATTGATGCATTGCTTCTGATGAATGAAGGCGAAGCTGCTAATGTTCTTGTTGGAGCAGTGGATGAAATTACGGATACCAGTCACACGATACTTAGTCGCTTCGGTCTTTACCGCAACAATGGAAAAAATACTAGTCTCCTGGAAACAGATACGAAAGGAACGATGTCGGGTGAAGGAGCTGCTTTTTTTCTTTTGTCAGCTGAATCTGATGATCAATGCATAGCATCTCTGGATGATTTATCGACCTTGTATGACCCTTCTGAAAAGAGTGATGTTCTTTCATGGATCAGTCAATTTCTTGAAAAGCAAAAATTATCCTGGAGCGATCTTGATTTTGTTTTGACAGGAAAGAATGGTGATCATAAACATGATCTTGCTTATTCTGACCTTGAACAAAATATCGGGAAGCAATGCAGATTCCTTAATTTTAAGCACCTCTGCGGAGAATATCCGACAGCTGCTTCATTTGGATTTTGGCTGGCAGCAAAATCTTTGAAAGACAGATCAGTTCCTTTTTGTGCTGCTTCCGAACAGCCGGTAATATCGAAGGGGAGAATTTTGCTTTATAATAGAGATCTCTCCGGACATCATAGTTTAATTCTCTTTTCAGCATGCTAA
- a CDS encoding polysaccharide deacetylase family protein, producing MLNFRKTNVLLIVVILILFILDLTIKISFVFYLLPVLAWSALVFYGCYRVDSGFFIEIKCKGDASTKLMALTFDDGPSAQITPGILDILNAQQVKATFFCIGRNIEGNEALIKRMHAEGHTIGNHSDSHAFWFDMFPVSKMMADLSQFDWKIKNVLGMRTRMFRPPYGVTNPTVKKVILQGNYFPIGWSIRSMDTVIKDKNKLLEKVKSRFAPGAVLLFHDTCEVTKEILEELITNAKQQGYQWVTVDQLFRIQPYV from the coding sequence ATGCTAAATTTCAGAAAAACGAATGTCTTGCTCATTGTTGTCATCCTGATTCTTTTTATTCTGGATCTGACGATAAAGATTTCATTTGTTTTTTATTTGCTTCCTGTACTAGCCTGGTCGGCACTAGTGTTTTATGGCTGTTACAGAGTAGATTCGGGGTTTTTCATTGAAATAAAATGCAAGGGTGATGCGTCAACAAAATTGATGGCGCTTACATTTGATGATGGCCCTTCAGCGCAAATTACACCGGGGATTCTGGATATTCTGAATGCTCAGCAGGTAAAGGCCACATTCTTTTGTATTGGCAGGAATATTGAAGGGAATGAAGCCCTGATTAAACGGATGCATGCGGAAGGCCATACAATCGGAAATCACAGCGATTCACATGCATTTTGGTTCGATATGTTTCCGGTGAGTAAAATGATGGCGGATCTGAGTCAGTTTGACTGGAAAATTAAAAACGTTCTTGGTATGCGAACAAGAATGTTTCGTCCACCTTACGGAGTTACCAACCCAACTGTAAAAAAGGTAATTTTACAAGGAAATTATTTTCCGATTGGATGGAGCATACGTTCAATGGATACAGTCATAAAGGATAAAAATAAATTGCTCGAAAAAGTTAAATCACGTTTTGCTCCGGGTGCTGTGTTGCTCTTTCATGATACCTGCGAGGTTACGAAAGAAATTCTCGAAGAATTAATCACAAATGCCAAACAACAAGGATATCAATGGGTCACAGTTGACCAGCTCTTTCGAATTCAGCCTTATGTATAG
- a CDS encoding beta-ketoacyl-[acyl-carrier-protein] synthase family protein: MSAPGIFVAGIGVISAIGQNRETTVAALQSGSSGIGPITRLKTIHRNVFPVGEVKFSDEELSGFCGLSSHFPRAALLSMMAALEAYHDAGLHPDTGLRIGFVSANSVGGMDRTEDFFEEFKVDSRKGRLRNVVHHECGSVTELVANRLGISDYVSTISTACSSSANSIFHAARMISAGLLDVAIAGGTDALTRFTLNGFNTLMILDTQPCRPLDENRKGLNLGEGAGYVVLMSEHALKKLNAKAYCLLSGYHNANDAHHQTASSPEGIGSFMAMEGALLKSGIKKEDIGYINLHGTGTQNNDLSEGTAIRRLFGDKLPKLSSTKAYTGHTLGASGGIEAVFSVLSVANGYVYPNLRFETPMKDVSLLPQTTFSIDKSIRHVLSNSFGFGGNCSSLIFSACS, from the coding sequence ATGAGTGCTCCCGGAATTTTTGTTGCTGGTATTGGTGTTATTTCCGCGATAGGTCAAAACCGGGAGACAACTGTTGCTGCTTTACAATCCGGTAGCAGCGGGATAGGGCCAATCACGCGACTGAAGACAATTCACAGAAATGTTTTTCCTGTAGGAGAAGTGAAATTCTCGGATGAGGAACTCAGCGGGTTTTGTGGTTTGTCGTCACATTTTCCTCGTGCTGCTTTGTTGAGCATGATGGCTGCTCTGGAAGCCTATCATGACGCAGGTTTGCATCCGGATACCGGTTTACGAATCGGTTTTGTTTCCGCCAACTCTGTGGGAGGAATGGATCGCACGGAAGATTTTTTTGAGGAATTCAAAGTTGATTCCCGCAAAGGTCGCTTACGGAATGTAGTGCATCATGAATGTGGAAGCGTAACCGAACTCGTTGCAAATCGTCTTGGGATTTCGGATTATGTAAGTACCATCAGTACTGCTTGTTCTTCTTCGGCGAATTCTATTTTTCATGCGGCACGAATGATCTCCGCGGGTTTGCTGGACGTGGCAATTGCCGGTGGAACGGATGCCCTCACCCGATTTACGCTGAACGGATTCAATACACTGATGATTCTCGATACTCAGCCATGCCGTCCACTGGATGAAAACCGCAAGGGACTGAATCTCGGTGAAGGAGCAGGATATGTGGTGCTGATGTCGGAGCATGCTTTGAAAAAATTGAATGCGAAAGCTTATTGTTTGTTATCCGGCTACCACAACGCGAACGACGCGCATCATCAGACGGCTTCTTCTCCTGAAGGAATTGGTTCATTCATGGCGATGGAAGGTGCATTGTTGAAAAGCGGAATTAAAAAGGAGGACATTGGTTATATCAACCTTCATGGTACAGGAACACAGAACAATGATCTTTCGGAAGGAACCGCGATAAGGAGATTGTTTGGAGATAAATTGCCAAAACTGAGTTCGACAAAAGCTTATACCGGACATACGCTTGGCGCAAGTGGTGGTATAGAAGCTGTGTTTTCGGTTTTGTCTGTCGCGAATGGCTATGTATATCCCAATCTCCGTTTTGAAACTCCGATGAAAGATGTTTCATTGCTTCCGCAGACAACTTTCAGTATTGATAAAAGTATTCGTCATGTGCTTTCCAATTCTTTTGGGTTTGGAGGAAATTGTTCATCTCTGATTTTTTCTGCATGCTCATGA
- a CDS encoding tryptophan 7-halogenase codes for MNTEKVDVLVIGAGPSGTIAASIVNKAGFKVKIVEKMKFPRFVIGESLLPRCMEALEEAGFLDAVKAKGFQEKFGAKFVRNGDVCDFSFESQFTKGWNWTWQVPRAEFDKTLADTVESMGVSIDYETTVTGIEFKNNCSITTVVDKDGSTKLIEAKFIIDGSGYGRVIPKLFNMERPSNLIARKALFTHMKDVNRSMADEPNRITIVVHEPGVWIWVIPFSNGLTSVGFVGEPEFFKQVSGSPEEQLRALIQSQPEISKRFENTEIAFEPRVLESWSATTDKFYGNGFVLTGNVTEFLDPVFSSGVTLASVSSQLAAHLVIRHLNGEQVDWEKEYMQKMMDGVNTFRTYVMGWYDGTLDKIFFSEKQDVQIKNQICSVLAGYVWDETNPYVKNHENALKRLVRVIELEKTINMN; via the coding sequence ATGAATACCGAAAAAGTTGATGTACTCGTTATTGGCGCCGGTCCTTCAGGTACCATTGCAGCTTCTATTGTGAACAAAGCAGGTTTTAAAGTGAAGATCGTTGAGAAGATGAAGTTTCCGCGTTTTGTCATTGGCGAAAGTTTATTACCGCGTTGTATGGAAGCCCTTGAAGAAGCCGGCTTTCTTGACGCGGTTAAAGCGAAGGGTTTCCAGGAAAAATTTGGTGCGAAGTTCGTTCGCAATGGCGACGTTTGTGATTTCAGTTTTGAAAGTCAGTTTACAAAAGGATGGAACTGGACCTGGCAGGTGCCACGCGCTGAATTTGACAAAACACTTGCCGATACTGTTGAATCCATGGGCGTTTCTATCGATTATGAAACAACAGTAACCGGTATTGAATTTAAAAATAATTGTTCGATCACTACTGTTGTGGATAAGGATGGTTCCACGAAATTGATCGAAGCGAAATTCATCATTGATGGAAGCGGCTATGGGCGCGTGATTCCAAAGCTCTTCAACATGGAGCGACCATCCAATCTCATTGCAAGAAAAGCCCTGTTTACACACATGAAGGATGTGAATCGTTCCATGGCGGATGAACCGAACAGAATTACCATCGTTGTTCATGAACCGGGTGTGTGGATCTGGGTGATACCTTTTTCAAACGGACTCACATCTGTTGGATTTGTAGGCGAGCCGGAATTTTTCAAACAAGTTTCAGGTTCACCGGAAGAACAATTGCGCGCGTTGATACAGTCACAACCTGAAATCAGCAAACGTTTTGAGAATACTGAAATAGCCTTCGAGCCCAGAGTTCTTGAATCCTGGTCGGCTACAACAGATAAATTCTATGGCAATGGTTTCGTGCTGACCGGTAATGTGACGGAATTTCTGGACCCGGTATTTTCTTCCGGGGTTACGCTTGCGAGTGTTTCCAGTCAGCTTGCCGCTCATCTTGTAATCCGTCATTTGAATGGAGAACAGGTCGACTGGGAAAAAGAATACATGCAAAAGATGATGGATGGAGTCAATACCTTCCGTACCTATGTGATGGGATGGTATGACGGCACTCTGGATAAAATATTTTTCTCCGAAAAACAGGACGTGCAAATTAAAAACCAGATCTGCTCAGTACTTGCCGGTTACGTCTGGGATGAAACAAATCCGTATGTTAAAAATCACGAGAATGCATTGAAACGATTGGTGAGAGTGATCGAATTGGAGAAAACCATAAATATGAATTAA
- a CDS encoding outer membrane lipoprotein carrier protein LolA, with amino-acid sequence MLFSFSGWAQLTGYSPVGDMSVFRLKFMEAAKNTKSIRSDFTQEKNMSMLAEKITSKGKFSFKQSDKVRMEYLTPFKYLMIINGSKVYIRDGQKESTISTSSNKIFRQISQIMLDCVSGAVLNNKDFKIRVLENKTNYLIEMTPLAKGLKEYFKTIYVTSDKSDYSVSKVEMIELSGDNTILSFINKEINSELPDALFSLH; translated from the coding sequence ATGCTTTTTTCCTTCTCCGGGTGGGCCCAACTTACAGGCTACTCACCGGTTGGAGATATGTCGGTTTTTCGATTGAAGTTTATGGAAGCGGCAAAAAATACTAAATCCATTCGCAGCGATTTTACCCAGGAGAAAAACATGAGCATGCTTGCGGAGAAGATTACTTCCAAAGGGAAGTTCAGTTTTAAGCAAAGTGATAAGGTGCGAATGGAATATCTTACTCCGTTCAAATACCTGATGATCATCAATGGAAGTAAGGTTTATATCCGTGATGGACAAAAGGAAAGCACCATCTCTACCAGTAGCAATAAGATCTTTCGTCAGATCAGCCAGATTATGCTGGATTGTGTCAGCGGTGCGGTGCTGAACAACAAGGATTTCAAGATTCGTGTTTTGGAAAACAAAACAAATTACCTGATTGAGATGACACCCTTAGCGAAGGGATTAAAAGAATATTTCAAAACAATCTATGTAACATCTGATAAATCTGATTATAGTGTCTCTAAGGTTGAAATGATCGAACTTTCAGGAGACAATACGATTCTCAGTTTTATCAATAAGGAAATCAATAGTGAACTGCCGGACGCTTTATTTTCTCTTCATTAG
- a CDS encoding methyltransferase domain-containing protein, protein MSTEIKAAEFYTHNNETALEAKEKAQHIAFAPVVFQASRVLRDSGILASIDQSAETGIRLDDIVQQVKLPLYGVRVLLESGLSIGLVLFRDGKYFLTKTGHYILHDELTRTNMDFIHDVCYLGLFTLDKSIQTGKPEGLNVFGTWNTIYQALSQLPAQVQKSWFAFDHFYSDNAFPQALKEVFKNSPSNLLDIGGNTGKWAIACAAYDSKVEVSIMDLPGQLEMAKKKISEAGLQSRIHFHQANILDENQLFPKGFDAIWMSQFLDCFSEKEIISILKRCLGALSEKGRVYILEPFWDRQRFEAASFCLQQTSLYFTSMANGNSQMYHSGTFLECVDQSGFEVAKEVDEIGLSHTLLILRKKNSIH, encoded by the coding sequence ATGTCCACAGAAATAAAAGCCGCTGAGTTCTACACGCACAATAACGAGACCGCTCTCGAAGCAAAAGAGAAAGCACAGCATATCGCTTTTGCTCCGGTTGTGTTCCAGGCTTCGCGTGTTCTGCGTGACAGCGGGATACTTGCTTCCATTGATCAGAGCGCAGAGACGGGAATTCGCTTGGATGATATCGTTCAGCAAGTGAAACTTCCTTTGTACGGAGTACGCGTTTTGCTTGAATCCGGGTTGAGTATTGGTCTGGTGTTATTTCGGGATGGAAAATATTTTCTGACAAAAACCGGCCACTATATTTTGCATGATGAACTCACGCGTACCAATATGGATTTTATCCACGATGTTTGTTATCTCGGATTGTTTACACTTGATAAAAGTATCCAAACCGGCAAGCCTGAAGGACTCAACGTCTTTGGAACATGGAATACCATTTACCAGGCTTTGTCACAGTTGCCGGCACAGGTACAAAAAAGCTGGTTCGCGTTTGATCATTTCTATTCCGACAATGCCTTTCCTCAGGCGCTGAAAGAAGTATTCAAAAATTCTCCATCAAATTTACTTGATATCGGAGGGAATACAGGAAAGTGGGCGATTGCCTGTGCAGCATACGATTCAAAGGTGGAGGTGAGTATCATGGATCTGCCCGGACAATTGGAAATGGCGAAAAAGAAAATCTCTGAAGCCGGCTTACAGAGCAGAATTCATTTTCACCAGGCTAATATTCTGGATGAGAATCAGCTGTTTCCCAAAGGATTCGATGCCATCTGGATGAGCCAGTTCCTGGATTGTTTTTCAGAAAAAGAAATTATTTCTATCTTAAAGCGTTGTCTGGGCGCCCTTTCCGAGAAAGGCAGAGTTTATATTCTGGAACCTTTTTGGGATCGACAGCGATTTGAAGCAGCATCATTTTGTTTGCAACAGACTTCATTGTACTTCACCAGCATGGCTAATGGCAATAGTCAGATGTATCATTCCGGAACATTTCTCGAATGTGTCGATCAGTCCGGATTTGAAGTAGCGAAAGAAGTCGATGAAATTGGGTTGAGTCATACCTTGTTAATACTTCGAAAGAAAAATTCAATACACTAA
- a CDS encoding hydroxymyristoyl-ACP dehydratase, whose protein sequence is MLTGSFCTLTNSLIQGDQMTTTLTINADHEIFQGHFPGMPVVPGVCMVEMIKEILEEVVGTKTNLNKAGNIKFLHVLDPNVHAQINAEIKVKELPHGWNVSAKLFKEDIVFFKMDAGFQPS, encoded by the coding sequence ATGCTCACCGGATCATTTTGTACTTTAACGAACTCGCTGATTCAAGGCGATCAGATGACCACTACGCTGACTATAAATGCTGATCATGAAATATTTCAGGGTCACTTTCCGGGAATGCCAGTTGTTCCCGGAGTTTGCATGGTTGAGATGATTAAGGAAATCCTCGAAGAAGTTGTAGGGACGAAGACAAATCTGAACAAAGCAGGCAATATTAAGTTTTTACATGTGCTTGATCCGAATGTGCATGCTCAAATAAATGCGGAAATCAAAGTAAAAGAACTTCCTCATGGTTGGAATGTGTCCGCTAAATTGTTTAAGGAAGATATTGTTTTTTTTAAAATGGACGCCGGGTTTCAGCCTTCCTGA